In one Magallana gigas chromosome 7, xbMagGiga1.1, whole genome shotgun sequence genomic region, the following are encoded:
- the LOC136270327 gene encoding uncharacterized protein produces the protein MSSSSFINALRRFTAIRGKVKLFRSDRGTNFVGAIDPLRIDAICVEDTPVKQYLYNEGTVWKFNSPHASHMGGVWERLIGVTRRILDSMLLDHGKVGLTHEVLVTFLAETSAIINSRPLSGVSSDPDSPFILTPNMLLTQKTDSIHERISCETDSKDVLRVQWKRAQHLATIFWDKWEKEYLHTLQNCRKWHRTERNVQVNDVILLKDKDVHRNDWPLGIVTKVFPGEDDLVRKVEVKVSRNGSVSSYIRPVTEIVVLLEQ, from the coding sequence ATGTCATCATCTTCATTTATAAATGCGCTAAGACGGTTCACCGCTATAAGAGGAAAAGTGAAGTTGTTTAGGTCAGATAGGGGTACAAACTTTGTTGGTGCCATAGATCCCTTACGCATAGATGCAATCTGTGTCGAAGATACCCCAGTGAAACAATACCTTTACAATGAAGGGACTGTATGGAAATTTAATTCGCCCCATGCTTCCCACATGGGTGGTGTGTGGGAAAGGCTCATCGGTGTGACACGTCGAATTCTCGACAGTATGCTACTAGATCATGGCAAAGTTGGACTGACTCACGAAGTTTTGGTCACTTTCCTAGCAGAAACGAGTGCAATTATAAATTCTCGTCCTCTGTCAGGTGTTTCATCGGATCCAGATTCACCATTCATTCTTACACCAAACATGTTACTTACGCAAAAAACGGATTCTATACATGAACGGATTTCCTGTGAGACAGATTCCAAAGACGTGTTGCGTGTCCAGTGGAAAAGAGCACAACATCTTGCGACCATATTCTGGGATAAGTGGGAAAAGGAATATCTACACACTTTACAGAACTGCAGGAAATGGCACCGGACAGAAAGGAATGTCCAGGTCAATGATGTCATCTTACTTAAAGATAAAGACGTGCATCGTAACGATTGGCCCTTAGGCATTGTCACCAAAGTGTTCCCTGGAGAAGATGATCTAGTGCGTAAAGTAGAGGTCAAGGTTAGCCGGAATGGAAGCGTTTCTTCATACATCCGACCAGTGACCGAGATTGTTGTTCTTCTCGAGCAGTAA